A stretch of Gopherus evgoodei ecotype Sinaloan lineage chromosome 12, rGopEvg1_v1.p, whole genome shotgun sequence DNA encodes these proteins:
- the LRRC29 gene encoding leucine-rich repeat-containing protein 29 isoform X2, with amino-acid sequence MEMQRLPVEVITYILSFLPIADRKEASLVNHTWYFAAQDSLRQENILYNIPATSSSLAAIESLARRRVSCVSLTSLDSSTVSRDVIQAVSCHLGPHLQSLCLRGSSLTETSFMHLLLACPCLSSLDLSGCNSIFMSGTLLSKPETIGQAQRALTNLQELNLAGLRYLSDLSFNRLTGCAPRLARLSLARCHLTFGFDPYRGSSNYNSSALLSFRNLLRFLKEQASSLRALDLSGTSITSPAMRSLVQVEGLCLQELVLQNCRDLSNEAISLLCTHQPHLTALDLTGCSELSDQAALAVSAGLRALQSLCLGKLQRLTDRGFLGIAELRSLQRLDLSECSLVSGSELVKVCSAPELRPNLASLSFAFCCLLRDSSVLSLARSLSPSLQVLDLSSCVSITNVSIQAIASHLPRLTVLRLAWCKELTDWGLLGIEERNHRRENLEQDPKVLSDSAWNESRKQHRASLQALEQLQELDLMACSKLTDCSITKVIRFPALRRLSLSLLPELTDASLVAVARGCQSLERLSMSHCGKLTDKGFIEAASSLRRLQHLVISGCSQLTGQTLEAISRECRQLKSLDVSMCHGISMADIALFQAQLPLQTCVQSRFVGGADLSFTL; translated from the exons ATGGAGATGCAAAGGCTCCCGGTGGAG GTCATCACCTACATCCTCAGCTTCTTGCCCATTGCTGACAGGAAGGAGGCCTCTCTGGTGAATCACACCTGGTACTTTGCGGCCCAGGACTCTCTGCGGCAG GAGAACATCCTGTACAAcatcccagccacctcttcctcCCTGGCTGCCATTGAGAGCCTGGCCAGACGGCGCGTGAGCTGCGTCAGCCTGACCAGCCTCGACAGCTCCACTGTCTCCCGGGACGTGATCCAGGCTGTCTCCTGTCACCTGGGGCCACACCTGCAGAGCTTGTGTCTGCGTGGGAGCAGCCTGACCGAAACGTCCTTCATGCACCTCCTCCTTGcctgcccctgcctctcctcaCTGGATCTGAGTGGCTGCAACAGCATCTTCATGTCCGGGACGCTGCTCTCCAAGCCAGAGACCATCGGCCAAGCCCAGCGAGCACTGACTAACCTCCAGGAGCTGAACCTGGCCGGCCTGCGCTACCTGTCGGATCTCAGTTTCAACCGGCTAACAGGCTGTGCGCCGCGCCTGGCCAGACTCTCGCTGGCTCGCTGCCACCTCACCTTTGGGTTTGACCCCTACCGTGGGTCCAGCAACTACAACTCCTCTGCCCTGCTGTCCTTCCGCAACCTCTTGCGCTTCCTGaaggagcaggccagcagcctcaGGGCCTTGGACTTGAGCGGCACCAGCATCACCTCGCCGGCGATGAGGTCCCTGGTGCAAGTGGAGGGGCTGTGCCTGCAGGAACTCGTGCTGCAGAACTGCAGGGACCTCTCCAACGAGGCCATCAGCCTCCTCTGTACGCACCAGCCCCACCTGACCGCGCTGGACCTCACTGGATGCTCTGAGCTGTCCGACCAGGCCGCCCTCGCTGTGtcagcggggctgcgagctctgcAGAGCCTGTGCCTGGGGAAGCTCCAGCGGCTGACGGACAGGGGTTTCCTAGGCATTGCTGAGCTCCGGAGCCTGCAGAGGCTGGACCTGTCTGAGTGCAGCCTCGTGAGCGGCAGTGAGCTGGTGAAAGTGTGCTCCGCCCCCGAGCTGCGGCCTAACCTGGCCTCCCTCAGCTTTGCCTTCTGCTGTCTGCTCAGA gaCAGCTCTGTCCTCTCGCTGGCCAGGTCCCTAAGCCCCAGTCTGCAGGTATTAGATCTCTCCTCCTGCGTCTCCATCACCAACGTGAGCATCCAAGCGATTGCCTCCCACCTCCCCCGGCTGACTGTCCTGAGACTGGCCTGGTGCAAGGAGCTGACAGACTGGGGCCTCCTGGGCATAGAGGAGCGTAACCATCGCAGAGAG AACCTGGAGCAGGATCCCAAGGTCCTCAGCGACTCTGCCTGGAACGAGTCCCGGAAGCAGCACCGGGCCTCCTTGCAGGCACTAGAACAGCTGCAAGAGCTCGACCTCATGGCCTGCAGCAAGCTGACTGACTGCAGCATTACCAAG GTTATCCGCTTCCCAGCCCTGAGGCGGCTGTCCCTCAGCTTGCTACCGGAGCTCACTGACGCGAGCCTGGTAGCGGTGGCCAGGGGTTGCCAGAGCCTGGAGCGGCTGTCCATGAGTCACTGTGGAAAGCTGACTGACAAAGGCTTCATAGAGGCCGCTAGCTCTCTACGGAGACTCCAGCACTTGGTCATCTCTGGCTGCAGCCAGCTCACAGGCCA GACACTGGAGGCCATCAGCAGGGAGTGCAGACAGCTGAAGAGCCTGGATGTCTCCATGTGCCATGGGATCAGCATGGCTGATATTGCGCTTTTTcaggcccagctgcccctgcagACGTGTGTCCAGTCGCGCTTTGTGGGTGGAGCAGACCTTTCCTTCACCCTGTGA
- the LRRC29 gene encoding leucine-rich repeat-containing protein 29 isoform X1, translating into MEMQRLPVEVITYILSFLPIADRKEASLVNHTWYFAAQDSLRQENILYNIPATSSSLAAIESLARRRVSCVSLTSLDSSTVSRDVIQAVSCHLGPHLQSLCLRGSSLTETSFMHLLLACPCLSSLDLSGCNSIFMSGTLLSKPETIGQAQRALTNLQELNLAGLRYLSDLSFNRLTGCAPRLARLSLARCHLTFGFDPYRGSSNYNSSALLSFRNLLRFLKEQASSLRALDLSGTSITSPAMRSLVQVEGLCLQELVLQNCRDLSNEAISLLCTHQPHLTALDLTGCSELSDQAALAVSAGLRALQSLCLGKLQRLTDRGFLGIAELRSLQRLDLSECSLVSGSELVKVCSAPELRPNLASLSFAFCCLLRDSSVLSLARSLSPSLQVLDLSSCVSITNVSIQAIASHLPRLTVLRLAWCKELTDWGLLGIEERNHRREKDAGPQFSRNFGNMGFFLPPLQNLEQDPKVLSDSAWNESRKQHRASLQALEQLQELDLMACSKLTDCSITKVIRFPALRRLSLSLLPELTDASLVAVARGCQSLERLSMSHCGKLTDKGFIEAASSLRRLQHLVISGCSQLTGQTLEAISRECRQLKSLDVSMCHGISMADIALFQAQLPLQTCVQSRFVGGADLSFTL; encoded by the exons ATGGAGATGCAAAGGCTCCCGGTGGAG GTCATCACCTACATCCTCAGCTTCTTGCCCATTGCTGACAGGAAGGAGGCCTCTCTGGTGAATCACACCTGGTACTTTGCGGCCCAGGACTCTCTGCGGCAG GAGAACATCCTGTACAAcatcccagccacctcttcctcCCTGGCTGCCATTGAGAGCCTGGCCAGACGGCGCGTGAGCTGCGTCAGCCTGACCAGCCTCGACAGCTCCACTGTCTCCCGGGACGTGATCCAGGCTGTCTCCTGTCACCTGGGGCCACACCTGCAGAGCTTGTGTCTGCGTGGGAGCAGCCTGACCGAAACGTCCTTCATGCACCTCCTCCTTGcctgcccctgcctctcctcaCTGGATCTGAGTGGCTGCAACAGCATCTTCATGTCCGGGACGCTGCTCTCCAAGCCAGAGACCATCGGCCAAGCCCAGCGAGCACTGACTAACCTCCAGGAGCTGAACCTGGCCGGCCTGCGCTACCTGTCGGATCTCAGTTTCAACCGGCTAACAGGCTGTGCGCCGCGCCTGGCCAGACTCTCGCTGGCTCGCTGCCACCTCACCTTTGGGTTTGACCCCTACCGTGGGTCCAGCAACTACAACTCCTCTGCCCTGCTGTCCTTCCGCAACCTCTTGCGCTTCCTGaaggagcaggccagcagcctcaGGGCCTTGGACTTGAGCGGCACCAGCATCACCTCGCCGGCGATGAGGTCCCTGGTGCAAGTGGAGGGGCTGTGCCTGCAGGAACTCGTGCTGCAGAACTGCAGGGACCTCTCCAACGAGGCCATCAGCCTCCTCTGTACGCACCAGCCCCACCTGACCGCGCTGGACCTCACTGGATGCTCTGAGCTGTCCGACCAGGCCGCCCTCGCTGTGtcagcggggctgcgagctctgcAGAGCCTGTGCCTGGGGAAGCTCCAGCGGCTGACGGACAGGGGTTTCCTAGGCATTGCTGAGCTCCGGAGCCTGCAGAGGCTGGACCTGTCTGAGTGCAGCCTCGTGAGCGGCAGTGAGCTGGTGAAAGTGTGCTCCGCCCCCGAGCTGCGGCCTAACCTGGCCTCCCTCAGCTTTGCCTTCTGCTGTCTGCTCAGA gaCAGCTCTGTCCTCTCGCTGGCCAGGTCCCTAAGCCCCAGTCTGCAGGTATTAGATCTCTCCTCCTGCGTCTCCATCACCAACGTGAGCATCCAAGCGATTGCCTCCCACCTCCCCCGGCTGACTGTCCTGAGACTGGCCTGGTGCAAGGAGCTGACAGACTGGGGCCTCCTGGGCATAGAGGAGCGTAACCATCGCAGAGAG AAGGACGCAGGGCCACAGTTCAGCAGGAATTTCGGTAACATGGGATTCTTCCTGCCGCCCCTGCAGAACCTGGAGCAGGATCCCAAGGTCCTCAGCGACTCTGCCTGGAACGAGTCCCGGAAGCAGCACCGGGCCTCCTTGCAGGCACTAGAACAGCTGCAAGAGCTCGACCTCATGGCCTGCAGCAAGCTGACTGACTGCAGCATTACCAAG GTTATCCGCTTCCCAGCCCTGAGGCGGCTGTCCCTCAGCTTGCTACCGGAGCTCACTGACGCGAGCCTGGTAGCGGTGGCCAGGGGTTGCCAGAGCCTGGAGCGGCTGTCCATGAGTCACTGTGGAAAGCTGACTGACAAAGGCTTCATAGAGGCCGCTAGCTCTCTACGGAGACTCCAGCACTTGGTCATCTCTGGCTGCAGCCAGCTCACAGGCCA GACACTGGAGGCCATCAGCAGGGAGTGCAGACAGCTGAAGAGCCTGGATGTCTCCATGTGCCATGGGATCAGCATGGCTGATATTGCGCTTTTTcaggcccagctgcccctgcagACGTGTGTCCAGTCGCGCTTTGTGGGTGGAGCAGACCTTTCCTTCACCCTGTGA